One Bacillota bacterium DNA window includes the following coding sequences:
- a CDS encoding ATP-binding cassette domain-containing protein, whose amino-acid sequence CVPEGRRIFPRMTVEENLELGAYVRRRNRAEVVESRDRVYDLFPVLRDRAGQLGGTLSGGEQEMLAIGRAMMSRPKLLVLDEPSMGLAPVLVERTFEAIKKLNEAGTTILLVEQNANMALAISSRGYVLEGGVVELEGTAAELKRSDTVKELYLGGSGQ is encoded by the coding sequence GCTGCGTTCCGGAAGGCCGCCGCATATTCCCCCGGATGACCGTAGAGGAGAACCTCGAACTAGGCGCCTATGTCCGTCGGCGGAACCGGGCAGAGGTTGTTGAGAGCAGAGATAGAGTCTACGACCTCTTCCCCGTCCTTCGAGACAGGGCGGGGCAGCTCGGCGGTACCCTGTCCGGGGGTGAACAGGAGATGCTCGCGATAGGCCGGGCAATGATGTCTCGCCCGAAGCTGCTGGTTCTGGATGAGCCCTCCATGGGGTTGGCCCCCGTACTCGTGGAGCGGACCTTTGAGGCCATCAAGAAGCTCAACGAGGCGGGGACCACGATTCTCCTCGTGGAGCAGAATGCCAACATGGCTCTCGCCATATCCTCCAGGGGATACGTGCTCGAAGGCGGCGTTGTGGAACTGGAGGGGACCGCAGCAGAGCTCAAGAGGAGCGATACAGTGAAAGAGCTCTACCTAGGCGGCAGCGGGCAGTAG
- a CDS encoding ATP-binding cassette domain-containing protein codes for MAMLELKNVSAFYGVVQALFEVSLIVQEGEIVCLIGPNGAGKTTTIKTITGMLRAASGSISFNGKPIQSWRASAIVRAGI; via the coding sequence ATGGCAATGCTGGAGCTTAAAAACGTATCGGCTTTCTACGGAGTGGTGCAAGCCCTCTTTGAGGTTTCGCTCATAGTCCAAGAAGGCGAGATAGTCTGCCTGATCGGTCCGAACGGAGCGGGCAAGACCACGACCATCAAGACGATAACAGGCATGCTTCGGGCAGCCTCTGGGTCGATCTCGTTTAACGGGAAACCCATTCAGTCTTGGCGGGCGTCGGCGATCGTGCGTGCCGGGATCA
- a CDS encoding cyclase family protein, with translation MDFLTAFKNARIVDLSKVCYPGKEQRRLEIRSYQVYAGEIMNDIDTMSHIGTHVEAPCHYVTPLRGVKAKDIADYPPDAWMGEAIFVDLSVLGPKEAVTPEFLEKLGVRKGDIVIMGNSKQTGEDMNYLSARAAKWLADTEIKLLGLDTTFKIEEFFQPLEAMATHNYLMSKDIPLIEVMVNLDQLRERRFFFIGLPVAIVGLDAFPIRAIALEGVL, from the coding sequence ATGGATTTCCTCACTGCATTCAAGAATGCTCGTATCGTTGACCTGTCCAAGGTGTGCTATCCCGGCAAGGAGCAGAGAAGGCTCGAGATACGCTCCTATCAGGTATATGCAGGCGAAATCATGAACGATATTGACACGATGAGTCACATCGGCACGCACGTGGAGGCCCCGTGCCACTACGTCACCCCCTTGCGCGGGGTGAAGGCAAAGGACATCGCCGACTATCCACCGGATGCATGGATGGGCGAGGCAATCTTCGTTGACCTGTCTGTTCTCGGACCAAAGGAGGCAGTTACGCCGGAGTTCCTCGAGAAGCTCGGCGTCCGCAAAGGCGACATAGTCATCATGGGCAACTCCAAGCAAACCGGGGAGGACATGAACTACCTCTCGGCGAGGGCGGCCAAGTGGCTCGCGGACACCGAGATCAAGCTTCTTGGGCTTGATACCACATTCAAGATCGAGGAGTTCTTCCAGCCGCTCGAGGCGATGGCCACCCACAACTACTTGATGTCGAAGGACATACCCCTCATCGAGGTCATGGTCAACCTCGACCAGCTGCGGGAGCGGAGGTTCTTCTTCATCGGACTTCCGGTAGCCATCGTCGGGCTTGACGCCTTCCCCATACGCGCAATCGCGCTCGAAGGAGTGCTCTAG